The following proteins are encoded in a genomic region of Spirosoma sp. SC4-14:
- a CDS encoding MFS transporter, translating to MTSTLRWLIAFLLFIATGLSFLDRQVLSIAIIKIQEEFKLTDIQYGMINTSFLISYAIMFTLGGWLIDRVGGKIGLALSVGVWSVANSLHATMSSFTQLLTYRFFLGMGEGGCFPGAAWTVYRWFGKEERALANGIAIGGSAIGAVVAPPLTIWLSAHYGWRGGFLIPGLIGIAWVAVWLIIPWKNQPLSQDDTPEVTQSVSVSFLALLQNRTTWVFIVIRFLLDPVFYFMMFWIPKYLSSVRNVPFEAIGQLFWIPFLALGVANILGGWFSGQLMSRGFSVDKARKTIMGIAAFLTLAAPAIEWVSSVNIAVALMAVFMFAHGFWITNYITSISDMFGKKATSTVVGLSGTAGAVSGLLVNPLMGVVIAQYSYRPLWIASGLLYPFAFGLLILLIPRIMPLNLNSLTEAKTERITH from the coding sequence ATGACCTCAACCCTACGCTGGCTTATTGCGTTCCTGCTGTTTATCGCCACCGGTCTTAGTTTTCTGGATCGACAGGTGTTATCGATTGCAATCATCAAGATTCAGGAAGAATTCAAGCTCACCGACATACAGTATGGGATGATCAACACCAGTTTCCTGATCAGTTATGCCATCATGTTTACGCTTGGCGGTTGGCTGATTGACCGGGTTGGTGGCAAAATCGGGCTGGCGCTTTCTGTTGGAGTATGGTCGGTAGCGAACAGCCTGCATGCAACAATGAGTTCGTTTACGCAACTACTGACCTACCGGTTCTTTCTGGGTATGGGCGAAGGAGGTTGTTTTCCCGGTGCGGCCTGGACAGTATATCGGTGGTTCGGTAAAGAGGAACGGGCCTTGGCCAATGGCATTGCCATTGGTGGATCGGCCATTGGCGCTGTAGTAGCACCCCCATTAACAATCTGGTTATCGGCACATTATGGCTGGAGAGGTGGTTTCCTGATACCCGGACTGATTGGCATTGCCTGGGTCGCAGTCTGGTTAATTATTCCCTGGAAAAACCAGCCGTTAAGCCAGGATGATACACCGGAAGTAACTCAATCGGTGAGTGTATCGTTTCTGGCGTTACTGCAAAACCGAACAACCTGGGTATTTATTGTTATCCGTTTTTTGCTCGACCCAGTGTTTTATTTCATGATGTTCTGGATTCCTAAATACCTTAGCTCGGTTCGGAACGTGCCGTTTGAAGCCATAGGACAGCTTTTCTGGATTCCGTTTCTGGCCTTGGGCGTTGCCAATATACTTGGAGGATGGTTTTCTGGTCAGTTGATGAGCCGTGGTTTTTCGGTTGATAAAGCCCGAAAAACTATAATGGGCATTGCCGCTTTTTTAACGTTGGCAGCACCTGCCATTGAATGGGTTTCGTCCGTCAATATAGCAGTTGCCCTGATGGCCGTATTCATGTTTGCGCATGGGTTCTGGATTACCAACTACATTACATCGATCTCAGATATGTTCGGAAAAAAAGCCACGTCTACAGTAGTAGGGTTATCGGGTACAGCAGGCGCCGTGTCGGGGTTACTCGTCAATCCGCTGATGGGTGTCGTGATTGCCCAGTATTCGTATCGACCACTCTGGATAGCCTCAGGACTCCTCTACCCATTCGCCTTTGGTTTACTCATCCTGCTGATTCCCAGAATAATGCCACTGAACCTGAATTCGTTAACAGAAGCTAAAACGGAACGCATAACCCACTGA